From Tripterygium wilfordii isolate XIE 37 chromosome 16, ASM1340144v1, whole genome shotgun sequence, one genomic window encodes:
- the LOC119980839 gene encoding heavy metal-associated isoprenylated plant protein 20-like yields the protein MMPKLGSWAIRLPVKKTRFLPVEQLLPRITRSIVNPLTNSQVHEVVLAADLGCAKCREKVADAISRLDEMESVVVHVVEKKICWMVMKINMDCNGCYRKVRRALLSIQELETHLIEKKQSRVSVCGRFSPQEVAIKIRSKTNRRVEILHIQDLATNINNTDNIERVMG from the exons ATGATGCCTAAGCTGGGATCTTGGGCTATAAGGTTGCCTGTAAAGAAGACTCGTTTTCTCCCCGTAGAGCAACTTCTGCCTCGGATTACCAGATCTATTGTCAATCCTTTAACCAATTCTCAGGTTCATGAAGTGGTGTTAGCAGCTGATTTAGGCTGTGCCAAATGCAGAGAGAAGGTTGCTGATGCAATTTCAAGGCTTGATG AAATGGAGTCAGTGGTAGTGCATGTGGTGGAGAAGAAG ATCTGTTGGATGGTTATGAAGATCAACATGGACTGCAATGGTTGTTACAGGAAAGTAAGGAGAGCCCTGCTAAGCATACAAG AGTTGGAGACACATTTGATAGAGAAGAAGCAGAGCAGGGTGAGTGTTTGTGGCAGATTTAGTCCACAAGAGGTGGCAATCAAGATCAGGAGCAAGACTAATAGAAGAGTGGAGATATTACATATTCAAGACCTCGCTACCAACATCAACAATACTGATAACATTGAGAGAGTCATGGGATGA
- the LOC119980429 gene encoding aluminum-activated malate transporter 9-like produces MAAKMGSFRYTFAEKRERDRLYSIKGGYSELPGFPSLDYLDGRPTSCCSYRSIREKVTSFCRSFQDVAYNAWKMGVSDPRKVVFSAKMGLALVLISLLIFLKEPFKGLSRYSVWAILTVVVVFEFSIGATLSKGFNRGLGTLSAAGLALGMAELSELAGEWEEFVIVLSIFFIGFCATYAKLYPTMKPYEYGFRVFLLTYCFIMVSGYRTREFVHTAVTRFLLIALGAGVCLGVNICIYPIWAGEDLHNLVAKNFMSVATSLEGCVNGYLNCVEYERVPSKILTYQASDDPVYSGYRSAVESTSQEDALLSFAIWEPPHGPYKSCNYPWKNYVKVSGALRHCAFMVMALHGCILSEIQASAERRQVFRDELQRVGAEGAKVLRELGDKVKKMEQLGSADMLFVVHEAAEELQNKIDRKSYLLVNAECWEIGNREKEVVEALDLISLNDDQNRILEFKSRSEAVLDLRSLIIPKSWDAQDAKTEATLPPNDPPIKLFREQLSMPTHISFDADGKAPVEESKTYESASSLSLVTFTSLLIEFVARLQNVVDSFEELSEKANFKDPVDVSVAAEHVGVWTRLCGPLKFWR; encoded by the exons ATGGCCGCAAAGATGGGTTCTTTCAGGTACACCTTCGCCGAGAAGCGAGAGAGAGACAGGCTATACTCCATAAAGGGTGGGTATTCTGAGCTTCCGGGCTTCCCTAGCTTGGATTACCTCGACGGGCGACCCACCAGCTGCTGTAGCTACCGGAGCATCCGTGAGAAGGTCACTAGTTTCTGTCGGAGCTTCCAGGATGTGGCGTACAACGCCTGGAAGATGGGCGTGTCTGATCCCAGGAAGGTTGTGTTCTCGGCGAAGATGGGTTTGGCTTTGGTCCTCATCTCTTTGTTGATTTTCTTGAAGGAACCCTTCAAGGGGTTGAGCCGGTACTCTGTTTGGGCCATTCTCACTGTTGTGGTCGTCTTTGAATTCAGTATTG GAGCCACACTTAGCAAAGGATTTAATCGTGGGTTGGGGACATTATCAGCTGCAGGACTTGCTCTGGGTATGGCTGAACTATCGGAACTGGCTGGAGAGTGGGAAGAATTTGTAATTGTTCTGAGCATCTTCTTCATTG GATTTTGTGCAACTTATGCAAAACTCTACCCAACAATGAAGCCTTATGAATATGGCTTTCGAGTGTTCTTGCTGACATACTGTTTCATAATGGTATCTGGATATAGAACGAGGGAATTCGTCCATACAGCTGTTACACGATTCTTGCTCATTGCACTGGGTGCTGGTGTTTGTTTGGGAGTAAATATATGCATTTATCCCATATGGGCTGGAGAAGATCTGCATAACTTAGTAGCAAAAAATTTCATGAGTGTTGCAACTTCTTTAGAAG GTTGTGTTAACGGATATCTTAATTGTGTTGAGTACGAGAGAGTCCCTTCTAAAATCCTCACATACCAAGCCTCTGATGACCCAGTTTACAGTGGCTACAGGTCCGCTGTGGAATCTACTAGCCAAGAGGATGCACTG CTGAGTTTTGCTATTTGGGAGCCACCTCATGGACCTTACAAATCATGTAATTATCCATGGAAGAATTATGTGAAAGTAAGCGGTGCACTAAGGCATTGCGCATTCATGGTCATGGCACTGCATGGATGTATACTTTCAGAAATACAG GCATCTGCGGAGCGACGACAGGTGTTTCGTGATGAATTGCAGAGGGTAGGTGCTGAAGGGGCTAAAGTATTACGTGAATTGGGTGACAAAGTGAAAAAAATGGAGCAATTGGGTTCAGCGGACATGCTATTTGTAGTGCATGAGGCTGCGGAAGAGTTGCAAAATAAGATTGACAGGAAATCTTACCTTCTTGTCAATGCAGAGTGCTGGGAAATTGGAAATCGAGAAAAGGAGGTGGTAGAGGCCTTAGACTTGATAAGTTTGAATGATGACCAAAATAGAATCCTCGAGTTCAAATCTCGCAGTGAAGCTGTACTTGATCTCAGATCACTTATTATACCTAAAAGTTGGGACGCTCAAGATGCTAAAACTGAAGCCACTTTGCCTCCAAATGATCCACCCATAAAATTGTTCAGGGAACAATTATCGATGCCTACACATATTTCGTTCGATGCTGATGGAAAGGCACCAGTGGAAGAATCTAAAACTTATGAAAGTGCAAGTTCGTTGTCTTTAGTGACGTTTACATCACTTTTGATCGAGTTTGTAGCGAGACTCCAAAATGTTGTTGATTCCTTTGAGGAATTAAGTGAGAAAGCTAATTTTAAGGATCCTGTTGATGTTTCAGTTGCTGCAGAGCACGTGGGGGTTTGGACCAGACTGTGTGGACCTCTGAAGTTCTGGAGGTGA